From a single Anaerolineales bacterium genomic region:
- a CDS encoding DEAD/DEAH box helicase gives MTTDFSSLNLRDEIMQAITELGYAEPTPIQTGMIPLMLTGVDVIGQAQTGTGKTAAFALPILNNFEKQKNPQALVLAPTRELALQVADSMTEYGKHLNVRVLAVYGGQPYGPQINSLKRGVDIIVGTPGRLNDLLDRGVLFLHGVKTVVLDEADEMLNMGFIEDVEKILGLTPPERQTALFSATMPPRIRKLAERFMRDPQSVTAKRTALNAAAIEQRYYFVHESHKTNALTRLFEIEPIHSALIFTRTRAETSTLANELVVRGIPAEAISGDLDQQARERVLGRFRSNQLKVLVATDVAARGLDIDDISHVFNYHLPDDAEVYVHRIGRTGRAGKTGIAITLLSPKEKRRLREVEALTKQPVKEMKLPTAEDIASHREAQLVEKLKVWLGRGRYKRELEIVQELIDGGHDVMNIAAAAIKISRADEKQRPIAEIAEVKFEKRERDFSSRGAKREPFGRGDASARAGKQRIKGSASHEAGMVRVKINKGKMHNIRPNDIVGQIAFHANIPGYTIGKIRIEDKISFVDIPEDVIAQVIKHSGNYKIGKDKFSVVKA, from the coding sequence ATGACAACCGATTTTTCTTCCCTCAACCTGCGTGATGAGATCATGCAGGCGATCACCGAACTCGGCTATGCCGAGCCGACCCCCATTCAAACCGGCATGATCCCGCTGATGCTCACCGGCGTGGATGTGATCGGTCAGGCGCAGACCGGCACAGGCAAAACCGCCGCTTTTGCCCTCCCCATTCTCAACAACTTCGAAAAACAAAAGAATCCGCAGGCATTGGTGCTCGCGCCGACGCGCGAACTCGCCTTACAAGTTGCCGACTCGATGACCGAGTACGGCAAACACCTCAACGTGCGCGTGCTGGCGGTCTATGGCGGTCAGCCCTACGGACCGCAGATCAACAGCCTCAAACGCGGCGTGGATATCATCGTCGGCACGCCGGGACGTTTGAACGACCTGCTCGACCGCGGCGTGCTGTTCCTGCACGGCGTCAAAACCGTGGTACTGGATGAAGCCGACGAAATGCTCAACATGGGTTTCATCGAAGACGTGGAAAAGATTTTGGGATTAACCCCGCCCGAACGTCAGACTGCCCTCTTCAGCGCGACCATGCCCCCGCGCATCCGGAAACTGGCGGAACGCTTCATGCGCGACCCGCAATCTGTCACCGCCAAACGGACCGCGCTCAACGCCGCGGCAATCGAACAACGCTATTACTTCGTCCATGAGAGTCACAAGACCAATGCGTTGACCCGCCTGTTCGAGATCGAACCCATCCACAGCGCATTGATCTTCACCCGCACCCGCGCCGAGACCAGCACACTCGCGAACGAACTCGTCGTGCGCGGGATCCCCGCCGAAGCCATCAGCGGCGACCTGGACCAGCAAGCCCGCGAGCGCGTGCTGGGACGTTTCCGCTCGAATCAGTTGAAGGTGCTGGTCGCCACCGATGTCGCCGCGCGCGGCTTGGACATCGATGACATCTCGCACGTCTTCAACTATCACCTGCCCGACGATGCCGAAGTGTACGTCCATCGCATTGGGCGGACAGGACGCGCCGGCAAGACCGGCATTGCCATCACCCTGCTTTCTCCCAAGGAGAAGCGCCGCCTGCGCGAAGTGGAGGCACTGACCAAGCAACCCGTCAAGGAAATGAAACTTCCCACCGCCGAAGATATTGCCAGTCATCGTGAAGCGCAATTGGTGGAGAAGCTCAAAGTCTGGCTCGGTCGCGGACGTTACAAACGCGAACTGGAGATCGTGCAGGAATTGATCGACGGCGGACATGACGTCATGAATATCGCCGCCGCCGCCATCAAGATCTCGCGCGCGGACGAAAAACAGCGTCCGATCGCTGAGATCGCCGAAGTGAAGTTCGAGAAACGCGAGCGCGATTTCTCTTCACGCGGCGCGAAGCGGGAACCGTTCGGGCGTGGAGATGCCTCCGCGCGGGCTGGCAAGCAGCGGATAAAAGGAAGCGCGTCACATGAGGCTGGCATGGTCCGTGTGAAGATCAACAAGGGCAAGATGCACAACATCCGCCCGAATGATATCGTCGGGCAGATCGCTTTCCATGCCAACATCCCCGGCTATACCATCGGCAAGATCCGCATCGAAGATAAAATTTCGTTCGTGGATATTCCCGAAGATGTGATCGCGCAGGTCATCAAGCACAGCGGCAATTACAAAATTGGAAAAGATAAGTTCAGCGTCGTGAAGGCGTAG
- a CDS encoding ROK family protein has translation MNALGIDIGGSGIKGAPVDITTGELLAERIRIKTPKGAKPTPVAEVVAEIAQAFKWNGPVGVGFPAPIKHGIAMMAANVSEKWVGINAEELLTSMTGCRCRVGNDADVAGMAEMAFGAGKGQMGTVIMITLGTGIGTAIYYDGHLLPNTEFGHLQINGTDAEHRASDAARQRDDLSWKKYAKRLNIYLNEMEKLFWPDLFIIGGGISKQHEKFLPLLNLQTRITPAQFLNEAGIVGAALFSQEK, from the coding sequence ATGAACGCACTCGGCATCGACATTGGCGGTTCGGGCATCAAAGGCGCGCCCGTGGACATTACAACCGGCGAACTGCTTGCGGAACGAATCCGCATCAAAACACCCAAAGGTGCGAAGCCAACTCCAGTTGCGGAGGTGGTCGCGGAGATCGCCCAGGCATTCAAATGGAACGGTCCCGTCGGTGTGGGTTTCCCCGCCCCCATCAAACACGGCATCGCCATGATGGCGGCAAATGTTTCGGAAAAGTGGGTCGGGATCAATGCCGAGGAGTTGCTCACGTCGATGACGGGATGCAGGTGCCGTGTCGGGAATGATGCGGATGTGGCTGGGATGGCAGAGATGGCGTTCGGCGCGGGGAAAGGTCAGATGGGCACGGTCATCATGATCACGCTCGGCACGGGCATCGGCACCGCTATCTATTATGATGGACATCTTTTGCCCAACACCGAGTTCGGTCATTTGCAAATCAATGGAACCGATGCCGAACATCGCGCGTCCGATGCGGCGCGCCAGCGCGATGACCTTTCGTGGAAAAAATATGCCAAACGCCTGAACATCTACCTTAACGAAATGGAAAAACTCTTCTGGCCCGACCTGTTCATCATCGGCGGCGGCATCAGCAAACAGCACGAAAAATTCCTGCCGCTTTTGAATTTACAGACCAGGATCACGCCGGCGCAGTTCCTAAATGAGGCGGGCATTGTCGGCGCGGCATTGTTCTCGCAGGAAAAATAA
- a CDS encoding helix-turn-helix domain-containing protein translates to MKKNKEKERFHVSDLETLRAIADPLRVQIMELLGGQALTVKQVAKKLGLAPSKLYYHFGALEKLGLIEVAETRMVSNMLEKKFKAAAEALDVDPSLFKFSKEGDNEPINILLASTIDATREDLFRSLQARQFQLEQGADETPRRLIINRVVSRVSEERVGEFQDRLVKLIQEFEADDKVSKSGDHPYALTVAFYPNFYFDKAKKGKKK, encoded by the coding sequence ATGAAAAAGAATAAAGAAAAAGAGCGTTTTCATGTCTCCGACCTGGAGACCCTGCGCGCCATTGCCGATCCCCTGCGGGTGCAGATCATGGAATTGCTGGGCGGACAGGCGCTCACCGTAAAGCAGGTTGCGAAGAAATTGGGGCTGGCTCCCAGCAAATTGTATTATCACTTCGGCGCGTTGGAAAAGCTGGGGTTGATCGAAGTGGCGGAGACGCGCATGGTCTCCAACATGCTCGAGAAAAAATTCAAGGCGGCGGCGGAAGCGTTGGATGTGGACCCGTCCCTATTCAAGTTCTCCAAGGAAGGCGACAACGAGCCGATCAACATCCTGCTGGCATCCACCATCGATGCAACGCGCGAAGACCTGTTCCGCAGTTTGCAGGCGCGTCAGTTCCAACTGGAGCAGGGTGCGGATGAAACGCCGCGCCGGCTGATCATCAACCGCGTCGTCAGCCGCGTGTCGGAGGAGCGGGTGGGTGAATTTCAGGATCGGCTGGTCAAGCTCATTCAAGAGTTCGAAGCGGATGACAAAGTCTCCAAATCCGGCGATCATCCGTACGCTTTAACGGTGGCGTTCTATCCGAATTTTTATTTTGATAAGGCGAAGAAAGGCAAAAAGAAGTGA
- a CDS encoding MFS transporter produces the protein MTTLSVSASADTPKDMKTFFIIWGGQLVSMLGSGLTNFALGVWLYDQTKQATPFAITVLLGSLPRILLLPFAGSLADRFNRRLIMILADTFTAVFTLIIFILLGAGNLQLWHIYIIAAMMSVFSAFQEPAYSASIAMIVPKEKLGSANGMVQMGQAITSVLIPVLAGALFVFIGFMGIIIIDFVTFFFAVGALLFVRIPQPERAAEHKDKNVWQDMAFGWNYLRERTGLFGLLLYYAMVNFLLNWSAVLLIPMVLSRFTADVLGIIQTILGVGMLAGSIVMSAWGGAKRRIPAAIGFIVLAVTGFIIAGMTPNPYLIGVGAFVLMFFVPLASGNSQVVFQTKVARDVQGRVFSVRSAISQSMMPLAFLTAGPLADRFFEPLMSEGGALASTFIGQWLGTGAGRGIGLMFIISGVVAIVTSVLVYANPRIRNVENELPDADQTD, from the coding sequence GTGACAACTTTATCTGTATCTGCATCCGCTGACACTCCAAAAGATATGAAGACCTTCTTCATCATCTGGGGCGGACAACTCGTCTCCATGCTCGGTTCGGGTTTGACCAACTTCGCCCTCGGCGTCTGGTTGTATGACCAGACCAAACAAGCCACACCGTTCGCTATCACGGTTCTGCTTGGATCCCTGCCGCGCATCCTGTTACTGCCCTTTGCCGGTTCGCTCGCGGACCGCTTCAACCGCCGCCTGATCATGATCCTGGCGGATACCTTCACCGCGGTGTTCACGCTGATCATTTTCATCCTGCTCGGCGCAGGGAATTTGCAGTTGTGGCACATCTACATCATCGCCGCGATGATGTCCGTTTTTAGCGCTTTTCAGGAGCCTGCTTATTCGGCATCCATTGCCATGATCGTGCCGAAGGAAAAACTTGGCAGCGCCAACGGCATGGTGCAAATGGGACAGGCGATCACATCGGTGCTCATCCCGGTTCTGGCTGGCGCGTTGTTCGTGTTCATCGGTTTCATGGGCATCATCATCATTGACTTTGTCACATTCTTCTTTGCGGTTGGCGCGTTGTTATTCGTACGTATTCCGCAGCCGGAGCGCGCGGCTGAGCACAAGGATAAAAATGTCTGGCAGGATATGGCATTCGGCTGGAATTACCTGCGCGAACGCACGGGTCTCTTTGGTCTCCTGTTGTACTACGCCATGGTCAACTTCCTGCTCAACTGGTCGGCAGTCCTGCTGATCCCCATGGTCTTGAGCCGCTTTACAGCAGATGTGCTCGGGATCATCCAGACCATTCTGGGCGTGGGCATGCTGGCGGGCAGTATCGTCATGAGTGCCTGGGGAGGCGCAAAACGCCGCATCCCTGCCGCCATCGGATTCATCGTCCTGGCAGTGACCGGCTTCATCATTGCGGGCATGACCCCCAACCCCTATCTCATCGGCGTCGGCGCATTCGTCCTGATGTTCTTCGTCCCGCTGGCTTCAGGCAACAGCCAGGTGGTGTTCCAAACCAAGGTTGCGCGTGATGTGCAGGGACGCGTCTTCTCCGTCCGCTCCGCCATTTCGCAATCCATGATGCCGCTCGCCTTCCTCACCGCTGGTCCGCTGGCAGACCGTTTCTTTGAGCCGCTCATGAGCGAAGGCGGTGCGCTGGCTTCCACGTTCATCGGTCAATGGCTTGGTACGGGTGCGGGACGCGGCATCGGCTTGATGTTCATCATCTCTGGCGTGGTCGCCATTGTCACGAGTGTACTCGTCTATGCCAATCCGCGCATCCGCAACGTGGAAAACGAGCTGCCCGACGCGGATCAAACAGACTAG
- a CDS encoding nitrilase-related carbon-nitrogen hydrolase, producing MNKRYIYLAIATILTVFIGGKWNLPLAAWLMPVFAIRFFRESDKAGRNFLLMWAASAIATIIAWNGATATAAIHPNAEPIFFIVMMPISLLPYVIDRLYARRFPDAAWVTLVYPIAATAMDFFSASGSPFGTFGAAAYSQRGFLPAMQIASVFGLWGINFVMSWFASLINHLWENGFKFTRLTLTSAGLLALILGLGFGRILLPSQPRQTVTVAGFSLPNGTLPGLLNQLNGGDEAGFRQATNELHAQQLEQIRKMANEGANIVSLQEGAGLGMSDQVAKFVADASAIAVEKNIYIILPTFDFGQTPPVNAVHIIDPNGDVALTHVKYGGNDFEGTLKGDGVLQTVDTPYGKLSAIICWDADFPNVIKQAGEQNMDLLFVPSNDWLEVKDIHSGMAAFRAVENGVSIFRQTGQGVSTAVDVHGHELNHVDSFKETASNFAGIQRVDMPIGSVNTLYPSIGDALGNVMLLGLVGLLIGLFITRKKVILPPQ from the coding sequence ATGAACAAACGCTACATCTACCTCGCCATCGCCACCATCCTCACCGTCTTCATTGGCGGCAAATGGAATCTTCCGCTCGCGGCATGGCTCATGCCCGTCTTCGCCATCCGCTTCTTCCGCGAAAGCGACAAAGCAGGGCGCAACTTCCTGCTGATGTGGGCGGCGTCCGCCATCGCCACTATCATCGCATGGAACGGCGCCACCGCCACCGCCGCCATCCACCCGAACGCCGAACCGATCTTCTTCATCGTGATGATGCCCATCAGCCTGCTCCCCTACGTCATCGACCGCCTCTATGCCCGCCGCTTCCCGGACGCGGCATGGGTCACGCTCGTCTATCCCATCGCCGCCACCGCCATGGACTTTTTCTCCGCCAGCGGCAGTCCCTTCGGAACCTTCGGCGCGGCAGCCTACTCGCAGCGCGGATTCCTGCCCGCTATGCAGATCGCATCCGTGTTCGGATTATGGGGAATCAACTTCGTGATGAGTTGGTTCGCAAGCCTGATCAATCACCTGTGGGAGAACGGATTCAAATTCACGCGCCTCACTCTGACTTCGGCTGGGTTGCTCGCCCTCATCCTTGGTCTTGGCTTCGGGCGGATTCTGCTCCCATCCCAGCCTAGGCAGACGGTTACAGTGGCGGGCTTTTCACTCCCCAATGGGACACTGCCTGGGTTGCTGAATCAACTCAACGGCGGAGATGAGGCAGGTTTTCGTCAAGCTACAAATGAACTCCACGCGCAGCAGCTGGAGCAAATCCGCAAAATGGCAAACGAAGGCGCAAACATCGTCTCACTGCAAGAAGGCGCAGGACTTGGCATGAGCGATCAGGTTGCAAAGTTCGTTGCAGATGCATCTGCCATTGCGGTGGAGAAAAATATTTACATCATCCTGCCAACCTTCGACTTTGGACAAACCCCGCCTGTTAACGCGGTCCACATCATTGACCCGAACGGCGATGTTGCGCTGACGCACGTCAAATATGGCGGCAACGATTTTGAAGGCACGCTCAAAGGCGACGGCGTTCTGCAAACTGTGGATACGCCCTACGGCAAACTCAGCGCCATCATCTGCTGGGACGCCGACTTCCCGAACGTCATCAAGCAGGCGGGCGAACAGAATATGGATCTGCTCTTCGTCCCTTCGAATGATTGGCTCGAAGTGAAAGATATTCACTCTGGCATGGCAGCCTTCCGCGCGGTGGAGAACGGTGTGAGCATCTTCCGCCAGACGGGGCAGGGCGTTTCCACCGCGGTGGATGTACACGGACACGAACTCAACCACGTGGACTCGTTCAAAGAAACCGCAAGCAATTTCGCAGGAATTCAACGTGTGGACATGCCCATAGGCTCAGTGAATACGCTGTATCCATCCATTGGCGATGCGCTTGGGAATGTGATGTTGCTTGGTTTGGTTGGGCTATTGATCGGATTATTCATCACCCGCAAGAAGGTGATACTTCCGCCTCAGTAA
- a CDS encoding sensor histidine kinase, producing MEQSDSYKSQFVGFPFYIFITILLGLIAVFSLRDVWNTGSLFFTALCFLLFASHIGLYWLNLRTELVRHRLLVYYAAQAMLIVALVSIPYGTPIYLMILGSAVITIIADVLGWWGNTRRALYLGLFYLALTIALILLRVPASEWGTVIVNLLINGGFIILFMVVLNQQLAERQKAVELAESLESANAKLAAYNAKIESLTLQNERQRMARELHDTLAQGVAGLVLQLEAIKAHLAAENTERATAIVEQSIARARSTLAESRAVIDDLRSAPANVTELMREKVERFKQSTGIPCELEISVSENQLPAETLDHAMNILSESLTNIARHAQATNVNVKFFIQNKTLELEVRDNGIGFDVKQEAKGHYGLVGMHERARLTGGMLSIESDAGGTCVQFVVGRSL from the coding sequence ATGGAACAGTCCGATTCATATAAAAGCCAGTTCGTCGGTTTCCCCTTCTATATTTTCATCACCATCCTGTTGGGTTTGATCGCGGTATTCAGCCTGCGGGATGTGTGGAATACAGGCTCGCTGTTTTTCACCGCGCTGTGTTTCTTGCTATTCGCGTCTCACATCGGTTTGTACTGGCTGAATTTGAGAACGGAATTGGTCAGGCACCGATTGCTGGTGTACTATGCGGCGCAAGCCATGTTGATCGTTGCGCTGGTTTCCATCCCTTACGGCACGCCAATCTATTTGATGATTCTCGGCTCGGCGGTCATCACCATCATTGCGGATGTGCTGGGGTGGTGGGGGAATACGCGCCGCGCGTTGTACCTAGGCTTGTTCTATCTTGCGCTGACCATCGCGTTGATCCTTTTGCGTGTGCCCGCCAGCGAGTGGGGGACGGTCATTGTCAACCTGCTCATCAACGGTGGATTTATCATCCTGTTCATGGTGGTGTTGAATCAGCAATTGGCAGAACGCCAAAAAGCCGTGGAACTCGCCGAGTCTTTGGAAAGCGCGAACGCCAAACTGGCGGCGTACAATGCCAAGATCGAATCGCTGACTTTGCAGAACGAACGTCAACGCATGGCGCGGGAATTGCATGACACACTGGCGCAAGGCGTGGCGGGACTTGTCCTGCAACTCGAAGCCATCAAAGCGCATCTTGCCGCAGAAAATACCGAGCGTGCCACCGCCATTGTTGAACAGTCCATTGCGCGGGCACGCAGCACACTTGCTGAATCCCGAGCGGTGATCGATGACCTGCGCTCTGCGCCTGCCAACGTTACAGAGTTGATGCGCGAAAAAGTGGAACGCTTCAAACAGTCTACGGGCATTCCCTGCGAATTGGAAATTTCGGTCAGTGAAAATCAACTCCCTGCCGAAACGCTCGACCATGCCATGAACATCCTCAGCGAATCGCTGACGAACATTGCCCGTCACGCGCAGGCGACGAACGTGAATGTAAAATTCTTCATTCAAAACAAAACACTGGAGTTGGAAGTCCGCGATAACGGCATCGGCTTCGATGTGAAGCAGGAAGCCAAAGGTCACTACGGCTTGGTCGGTATGCACGAACGCGCGCGCCTGACAGGTGGAATGCTCTCGATTGAGTCAGATGCAGGTGGAACTTGCGTGCAGTTCGTGGTGGGGAGGTCGTTATGA
- a CDS encoding response regulator transcription factor, giving the protein MIRVMITDDHLIVREGLRLILETANDIEIVGEAVDGAECLQLVSKLNPQVILMDLQMPRMDGITAIGHLRKDFPETAIVILTTYNEDDLMIRGLQAGARGYLLKDSSRENLLYAIHAAARGETLLKPEILARVLAPQTQPKPVPSNQTDSTLTERELEVLQLAAKGERNKEMAYKLGITERTVKAHLQSIYQKFGVDSRAAAVAVAAGRGLLRE; this is encoded by the coding sequence ATGATCCGCGTGATGATCACAGACGACCATCTCATTGTCCGCGAAGGTTTGCGGCTGATTCTCGAAACGGCGAATGATATCGAAATCGTCGGCGAGGCGGTGGACGGCGCGGAGTGTCTCCAACTCGTCTCGAAATTAAATCCCCAAGTCATTCTTATGGACCTGCAAATGCCGCGCATGGACGGCATCACCGCCATCGGTCACCTGCGCAAAGATTTTCCCGAAACCGCCATCGTCATCCTCACCACCTACAACGAAGACGACCTGATGATCCGCGGTCTGCAAGCGGGTGCGCGCGGATATTTGCTCAAAGACTCAAGCCGCGAAAATCTATTGTATGCGATCCACGCCGCCGCGAGAGGGGAGACGTTATTGAAGCCTGAAATTCTCGCCCGCGTGCTCGCGCCTCAGACTCAGCCGAAACCTGTTCCATCCAACCAAACCGACTCCACACTGACAGAGCGCGAACTCGAAGTGCTGCAACTTGCCGCGAAAGGCGAGCGCAATAAGGAAATGGCTTATAAACTGGGAATCACGGAGAGAACGGTAAAAGCCCACCTGCAAAGCATCTACCAAAAATTCGGCGTGGATTCCCGCGCCGCCGCGGTCGCGGTCGCCGCGGGGAGGGGGTTGCTGCGGGAGTGA
- a CDS encoding CoA-binding protein — protein sequence MNLNDLRKSLLFQGLSDDELRQLVDMGERVSLHPSEVLIRQGDVGEAAYVILSGEFIIQKLSGQSVIHLDTRSAGDVVGEMALITRAPRSATIIARTRGEVLRIPQAAFDKLLASSSSAATAILHLVMGRLIQDEALLHQHEKMVALGTMTAGLAHELNNPSAAAQRSASQLREAQFNYIRLTHEIESQAVCEGQTAWLEGFMDEASRRFESPLKLDALEKIDLTDQFQAWLEANGVDSAWELAPAMVNFGWNGESLEPFRNPALFDLSIRWLGAGCLTMVLLADVLQATERISKIVQAMKSYTYHDQAPLLEVDVHEGLENTLTIMQYKLKRGVTVKREYSPDLPRIEAYASELNQVWTNIIDNAVDAMSGSGELTLRTYAENDKVVVEISDNGPGIPAEICERIFDPFFTTKPPGQGTGLGLHISHNIIASRHCGQLSVESTPGKTTFKATLPTRIPINEKENTVMNDTQTMKDILTSAKTIAVVGLSSNPDKPSYSIASYLKEHGYRIIPVNPMAAEIMGETSYPDLASIPETVDVVQVFRKPEDVPPVVEEAIKIGAKAVWMQEGISHDAAALSARNAGVQVVMDACMRSMHRRLIGE from the coding sequence ATGAATCTCAACGACCTGCGCAAATCTCTGCTATTTCAAGGCTTGTCTGATGACGAATTGCGTCAGCTTGTGGACATGGGCGAGCGCGTATCCCTGCACCCAAGCGAAGTATTGATCCGTCAGGGCGACGTCGGCGAAGCCGCCTACGTCATCCTAAGCGGGGAATTTATCATCCAGAAATTGTCGGGGCAGTCCGTCATTCATCTCGATACGCGCAGCGCAGGCGACGTGGTCGGCGAGATGGCGCTGATCACGCGCGCGCCGCGTTCCGCGACGATCATTGCGCGCACTCGAGGGGAAGTCTTGCGCATCCCACAGGCGGCGTTCGATAAATTGCTGGCGTCCAGTTCATCGGCAGCGACCGCGATCCTGCATCTGGTGATGGGACGGTTGATCCAGGATGAAGCCCTGCTGCATCAGCACGAGAAGATGGTGGCGCTCGGCACGATGACGGCGGGACTGGCGCACGAGTTGAACAATCCGTCCGCGGCGGCGCAGAGGAGCGCATCGCAATTGCGCGAAGCGCAGTTCAACTACATCCGCCTGACGCATGAGATCGAATCCCAGGCGGTTTGTGAGGGACAGACCGCGTGGCTGGAAGGTTTCATGGACGAGGCGTCACGCCGCTTCGAGTCGCCGCTCAAACTTGATGCGTTGGAGAAGATCGACCTGACCGACCAGTTTCAGGCGTGGCTGGAAGCGAACGGCGTCGACTCCGCGTGGGAGCTTGCTCCGGCGATGGTCAACTTCGGCTGGAATGGTGAGTCGCTTGAGCCGTTCCGAAATCCCGCCTTGTTCGATCTGTCCATCCGTTGGTTGGGCGCGGGTTGTCTGACGATGGTTTTGCTTGCGGATGTTTTGCAGGCGACCGAGCGCATCTCGAAGATCGTGCAGGCGATGAAATCCTACACCTATCACGATCAGGCACCCCTGCTCGAAGTGGATGTGCACGAAGGGCTGGAAAATACGCTGACCATCATGCAATACAAGTTGAAGCGCGGCGTCACCGTCAAACGCGAATATTCGCCGGACCTGCCTCGCATCGAAGCGTATGCCAGCGAATTGAACCAGGTGTGGACAAACATCATCGACAACGCCGTGGATGCGATGAGCGGCAGCGGCGAGCTGACCCTGCGCACATACGCGGAAAATGATAAAGTGGTGGTCGAGATTTCAGATAACGGTCCCGGCATCCCTGCGGAGATTTGCGAGCGCATCTTCGACCCGTTCTTCACCACAAAGCCGCCGGGACAGGGCACCGGGCTGGGATTGCACATCTCGCACAACATCATCGCATCCCGCCATTGCGGGCAGTTATCAGTCGAATCCACACCGGGCAAAACGACCTTCAAAGCCACCCTGCCAACCCGAATTCCCATCAATGAAAAGGAGAATACCGTCATGAACGACACCCAAACGATGAAAGACATCCTGACCTCTGCAAAGACGATCGCCGTGGTCGGCTTGTCATCCAACCCCGACAAACCCAGCTACTCGATCGCATCGTACTTAAAAGAACACGGGTATCGCATCATCCCCGTCAACCCGATGGCGGCGGAGATCATGGGCGAAACATCCTATCCCGACCTCGCCTCCATCCCCGAAACAGTGGACGTGGTACAGGTCTTCCGCAAACCGGAAGACGTCCCGCCGGTGGTGGAGGAAGCCATCAAGATCGGCGCAAAAGCCGTTTGGATGCAGGAGGGGATTTCCCACGATGCGGCAGCTCTATCCGCGCGGAATGCGGGAGTGCAGGTCGTGATGGACGCCTGTATGCGCTCGATGCATCGCAGATTGATCGGAGAGTGA